A genomic segment from Streptomyces antibioticus encodes:
- the dhaK gene encoding dihydroxyacetone kinase subunit DhaK, whose product MKMLINVPETVVADALRGMAAAHPELTVDVENRVIVRRDAPVAGKVGLVSGGGSGHEPLHGGFVGPGMLSAACPGEVFTSPVPDQMVRAAAAVDSGAGVLFIVKNYTGDVLNFDMAAELAEDEGIQIAKVLVDDDVAVTDSLYTAGRRGTGATLFVEKIAGAAAEEGQPLERVESLARQVDANSRSFGVALSACTTPAKGSPTFDLPPGELELGVGIHGEPGRERRAMMTSREIADFAVQAILDDMTPRNPVLVLVNGMGGTPLLELYGFNAEVQRVLGERGVAVARTLVGNYVTSLDMAGASVTVCQIDEELLRLWDAPVRTPGLRWGM is encoded by the coding sequence GTGAAGATGCTGATCAATGTTCCGGAGACCGTGGTCGCGGACGCGCTGCGCGGGATGGCGGCGGCGCATCCCGAGCTGACCGTGGACGTGGAGAACCGGGTGATCGTACGGCGTGACGCGCCGGTGGCCGGGAAGGTGGGGCTGGTCTCCGGGGGCGGGTCGGGGCACGAGCCGCTGCACGGCGGGTTCGTGGGGCCCGGGATGCTCTCGGCGGCCTGCCCCGGGGAGGTGTTCACCTCGCCCGTGCCCGACCAGATGGTGCGGGCGGCGGCCGCCGTGGACAGCGGGGCCGGGGTGCTGTTCATCGTGAAGAACTACACCGGTGACGTCCTCAACTTCGACATGGCGGCCGAGCTGGCCGAGGACGAGGGCATCCAGATCGCCAAGGTGCTGGTCGACGACGACGTGGCGGTCACCGACAGCCTCTACACCGCCGGACGGCGCGGCACCGGAGCGACGCTGTTCGTGGAGAAGATCGCCGGTGCCGCCGCCGAGGAGGGGCAGCCGCTGGAGCGGGTCGAGTCGCTCGCCCGGCAGGTCGACGCGAACTCCCGCAGTTTCGGGGTGGCGCTGAGCGCCTGCACGACCCCCGCCAAGGGCAGTCCCACCTTCGATCTGCCGCCGGGCGAACTGGAGTTGGGCGTCGGCATCCACGGGGAGCCGGGCCGGGAACGGCGGGCGATGATGACGTCCCGGGAGATCGCCGACTTCGCCGTCCAGGCGATCCTGGACGACATGACGCCGCGCAATCCGGTCCTGGTCCTGGTCAACGGCATGGGCGGCACCCCGCTGCTGGAACTGTACGGATTCAACGCCGAGGTGCAGCGGGTGCTGGGCGAGCGCGGGGTGGCCGTCGCCCGCACCCTCGTCGGCAATTACGTCACCTCCCTCGACATGGCCGGCGCGTCCGTGACCGTGTGCCAGATCGACGAGGAGCTGCTGCGGCTCTGGGACGCGCCGGTGCGCACACCGGGGCTGCGCTGGGGCATGTGA
- the dhaL gene encoding dihydroxyacetone kinase subunit DhaL — translation MLDADFFRRWMTAAAASVDREAEHLTALDSPIGDADHGSNLRRGFLAVAAALEKEAPDTPGAVLVLAGRQLISTVGGASGPLYGTLLRRTGKALGDAAEVSEERFAEALDAGVDAVMRLGGAAPGDKTMIDALVPAVAALGEGFGAAAAAAERGAEATVPLQARKGRASYLGERSIGHRDPGATSAALLVAALTEAAG, via the coding sequence GTGCTCGACGCCGACTTCTTCCGCCGCTGGATGACGGCGGCCGCCGCCTCCGTCGACCGTGAGGCGGAGCACCTCACGGCCCTGGACTCGCCCATCGGGGACGCCGACCACGGCAGCAATCTGCGCCGTGGCTTCCTGGCCGTGGCCGCCGCCCTGGAGAAGGAGGCGCCGGACACCCCGGGGGCCGTGCTCGTCCTCGCCGGACGGCAGCTCATCTCGACGGTGGGCGGCGCGTCGGGACCGCTCTACGGCACGCTGCTGCGCCGGACCGGGAAGGCGCTCGGGGACGCGGCCGAGGTGAGCGAGGAGCGGTTCGCCGAGGCGCTGGACGCGGGCGTGGACGCGGTGATGCGGCTCGGGGGCGCGGCACCCGGCGACAAGACGATGATCGACGCGCTGGTCCCGGCGGTGGCCGCGCTCGGTGAGGGTTTCGGCGCGGCGGCCGCGGCGGCCGAGCGGGGCGCGGAGGCGACCGTGCCGCTCCAGGCGCGCAAGGGCCGGGCCAGCTATCTCGGCGAGCGCAGCATCGGCCACCGGGACCCGGGCGCCACCTCGGCCGCGCTGCTGGTCGCCGCGCTGACGGAGGCGGCGGGATGA
- a CDS encoding PTS-dependent dihydroxyacetone kinase phosphotransferase subunit DhaM gives MSGGEPVGIVLVSHSAAVATAVAELARGLAGGGDAVPVATAGGTEDGGLGTSAELIAAAAAAVDRGAGVALLADLGSSVLTVKALLAEGDELPDGSRLLDAPFVEGAVAAVVTATAGGDLEEVAAAAEEAYSYRKV, from the coding sequence ATGAGCGGCGGCGAGCCGGTGGGGATCGTGCTGGTGTCGCACAGCGCGGCGGTGGCCACGGCCGTCGCCGAGCTGGCGCGCGGTCTCGCGGGCGGCGGCGACGCCGTCCCCGTCGCCACGGCGGGCGGCACGGAGGACGGCGGCCTGGGCACCAGCGCGGAGCTGATCGCCGCCGCGGCGGCGGCCGTCGACCGGGGCGCCGGTGTCGCCCTCCTGGCGGATCTGGGCAGTTCGGTCCTCACGGTCAAGGCGCTGCTCGCGGAGGGCGACGAACTCCCGGACGGGTCACGTCTGTTGGACGCGCCGTTCGTGGAGGGCGCGGTGGCCGCGGTGGTCACGGCCACGGCCGGAGGCGACCTGGAGGAAGTGGCGGCGGCGGCGGAAGAGGCGTACTCCTACCGGAAGGTGTGA
- a CDS encoding fibronectin type III domain-containing protein: protein MCGPVLALALTCGCAAGGGDEGRAPGAPTGVTAEAGSATSVHVMWNAVRGDPPVAAYEVHRGGTKVAEVPGSARMLDVVRLSPGTAYVFTVRARDTDGRLGPESRQVRATTPAAVAADRSAPTRPGGLTGRAAGSRAVQLSWSASTDDRKVVSYDVYQGGTKVHSVGGGQTATVVTGLRPGTRYSFTVRARDAADNLSPAGPPLRLTTAPGTDGNTDTAPSGFRATARLDADGAYYLDLSWVAPRVDGVVTEYQIQLDGQPATSLVWGGDPPRGRATYSFYAGREKGVEHRVRLRARLPDGTWGAFSALRTVTTGAGG from the coding sequence CTGTGCGGGCCGGTGCTGGCGCTGGCGCTCACCTGCGGGTGTGCCGCGGGCGGCGGCGACGAGGGGCGGGCGCCCGGCGCCCCGACCGGGGTCACCGCCGAGGCGGGGAGCGCGACCAGCGTGCACGTGATGTGGAACGCGGTCCGGGGTGATCCGCCGGTCGCCGCGTACGAGGTCCACCGGGGCGGCACCAAGGTCGCGGAGGTGCCCGGTTCCGCCCGGATGCTGGACGTGGTCCGGCTCTCCCCCGGCACCGCCTACGTGTTCACCGTGCGGGCCCGCGACACCGACGGGCGGCTCGGGCCCGAGAGCCGTCAGGTGCGGGCCACGACCCCGGCGGCGGTCGCGGCGGACCGCTCGGCGCCGACCCGTCCGGGCGGGCTCACCGGCAGGGCCGCGGGGAGCCGGGCGGTCCAGCTCTCCTGGTCGGCCTCCACCGACGACCGCAAGGTGGTGTCGTACGACGTCTACCAGGGCGGCACCAAGGTGCACAGCGTCGGCGGCGGGCAGACGGCGACCGTGGTCACGGGGCTGCGGCCGGGCACCCGGTACTCCTTCACCGTCCGGGCCCGGGACGCGGCCGACAACCTCTCGCCCGCCGGTCCGCCGCTACGGCTGACCACCGCGCCCGGCACCGACGGGAACACCGACACCGCCCCGTCCGGCTTCCGCGCCACGGCGCGCCTGGACGCCGACGGCGCCTACTACCTCGATCTGTCCTGGGTGGCGCCCCGGGTCGACGGGGTCGTCACCGAGTACCAGATCCAGCTCGACGGGCAGCCCGCCACCTCGCTGGTGTGGGGCGGGGACCCGCCGCGCGGGCGGGCCACGTACAGCTTCTACGCGGGCCGGGAGAAGGGCGTCGAGCACCGGGTGCGGCTGCGGGCCCGGCTCCCGGACGGCACCTGGGGGGCGTTCTCGGCGCTGCGGACGGTGACCACGGGGGCCGGTGGCTGA